In one Siniperca chuatsi isolate FFG_IHB_CAS linkage group LG14, ASM2008510v1, whole genome shotgun sequence genomic region, the following are encoded:
- the scn4bb gene encoding sodium channel, voltage-gated, type IV, beta b isoform X1 → MEVQWVGVEPQRLGPPHTAVGLIISMLLGMWSAQALEMSVGKIPFLEAVNGSTVMLPCTYTSCIGIKNLYFSWQFNDNGTMQKVCDSVIPSEGVVPHVSIYRDRVDFVGKNDHNNISILLWNITFEDGGEYTCFGRNPKEKGKNHSAIFTLIVVDELRVVDNTLTTIIASAVGGAIALIMGFMLLKNFTLFVLSKLEEKNKECLVTSSGIDNTENGLSGSKADSKPTPKKK, encoded by the exons ATGGAGGTCCAGTGGGTTGGGGTTGAACCCCAGAGGCTGGGCCCTCCACACACAGCCGTTGGCCTGATAATCTCTATGCTGCTTG GTATGTGGTCTGCTCAGGCCCTTGAGATGTCTGTAGGGAAGATTCCCTTCCTGGAGGCAGTGAATGGCAGCACAGTCATGTTGCCTTGCACATACACCAGCTGTATTGGCATCAAGAACCTCTACTTCAGCTGGCAATTTAATGACAACGGTACCATGCAGAAG GTGTGTGATTCAGTGATACCATCAGAGGGGGTGGTGCCACATGTGAGTATATATCGAGACCGGGTGGATTTTGTGGGGAAGAACGATCACAACAACATCTCCATCTTGTTGTGGAACATCACCTTCGAGGACGGAGGCGAGTACACTTGCTTTGGACGCAACCCCAAAGAGAAGGGCAAGAACCACAGTGCCATCTTCACCCTCATTGTGGTGGACGAGT TGAGGGTGGTGGACAACACGCTGACCACCATCATAGCCTCAGCTGTGGGCGGAGCCATCGCACTGATAATGGGCTTCATGTTGCTCAAGAACTTCACTCTCTTTGTTCTTTCCAAGCTTGAGGAGAAAAA TAAGGAGTGCCTTGTAACTTCCTCAGGGATTGACAACACAGAAAATGGCCTCTCAGGATCCAAAGCTGATTCAAAACCAACaccaaaaaagaaatga
- the mpzl2b gene encoding myelin protein zero-like protein 2b, with translation MFYRMYRIWSLLLLGAFVVPGLRHVSGIDIYTPTEVEAVNGTNVKLTCTFSSSAPVSLRSITVAWNFRPMNSGSDESVFWYQEVPYPPNQGRFKGHAVWSGDIMRRDASITLHEVRPTFNGTYICQVRNSPDVHGSNGEIVLRVVNKVSLSEIGILAAAVGGACGVILIVLGIFVAVRFYRRKHMGNDIELQPHQWKDPTVW, from the exons ATGTTTTATCGCATGTATCGGATATGGTCTCTGCTTCTCCTGGGAGCATTCGTGGTGCCAG GGTTGCGACATGTCAGTGGAATAGATATTTACACTCCGACTGAGGTGGAAGCGGTCAACGGGACAAATGTGAAACTGACATGCACCTTCAGCTCCAGCGCACCAGTGTCGCTTCGGTCCATCACAGTGGCCTGGAACTTCCGTCCCATGAATTCAGGATCAGATGAGTCG gtgtttTGGTACCAGGAGGTACCATACCCTCCCAATCAAGGGCGTTTTAAAGGCCATGCGGTGTGGTCGGGAGATATTATGAGACGGGATGCCTCCATCACCCTGCATGAGGTGCGTCCGACCTTTAATGGCACCTACATCTGCCAGGTGCGCAACAGTCCAGATGTGCATGGTAGTAATGGAGAGATCGTCCTCAGAGTCGTAAACAAAG TTTCCCTCTCTGAGATTGGCATCCTGGCAGCAGCAGTTGGAGGCGCCTGTGGTGTAATCCTGATCGTCCTTGGTATCTTTGTGGCAGTGAGGTTCTACAGAAGAAAGCACATGGGAAACGACATTGAGCTGCAGCCACACCAGTGGAAGGACCCGACTGTATGGTGA
- the scn4bb gene encoding sodium channel, voltage-gated, type IV, beta b isoform X2 produces the protein MWSAQALEMSVGKIPFLEAVNGSTVMLPCTYTSCIGIKNLYFSWQFNDNGTMQKVCDSVIPSEGVVPHVSIYRDRVDFVGKNDHNNISILLWNITFEDGGEYTCFGRNPKEKGKNHSAIFTLIVVDELRVVDNTLTTIIASAVGGAIALIMGFMLLKNFTLFVLSKLEEKNKECLVTSSGIDNTENGLSGSKADSKPTPKKK, from the exons ATGTGGTCTGCTCAGGCCCTTGAGATGTCTGTAGGGAAGATTCCCTTCCTGGAGGCAGTGAATGGCAGCACAGTCATGTTGCCTTGCACATACACCAGCTGTATTGGCATCAAGAACCTCTACTTCAGCTGGCAATTTAATGACAACGGTACCATGCAGAAG GTGTGTGATTCAGTGATACCATCAGAGGGGGTGGTGCCACATGTGAGTATATATCGAGACCGGGTGGATTTTGTGGGGAAGAACGATCACAACAACATCTCCATCTTGTTGTGGAACATCACCTTCGAGGACGGAGGCGAGTACACTTGCTTTGGACGCAACCCCAAAGAGAAGGGCAAGAACCACAGTGCCATCTTCACCCTCATTGTGGTGGACGAGT TGAGGGTGGTGGACAACACGCTGACCACCATCATAGCCTCAGCTGTGGGCGGAGCCATCGCACTGATAATGGGCTTCATGTTGCTCAAGAACTTCACTCTCTTTGTTCTTTCCAAGCTTGAGGAGAAAAA TAAGGAGTGCCTTGTAACTTCCTCAGGGATTGACAACACAGAAAATGGCCTCTCAGGATCCAAAGCTGATTCAAAACCAACaccaaaaaagaaatga